Part of the Prunus dulcis chromosome 8, ALMONDv2, whole genome shotgun sequence genome is shown below.
ACATACACCAACAGAGATAGAAAGATGCAACTCAAATAATAGTAGAATTTCCTAACTTTGATGGTTACACatcttgctttttttttctttttttgttgttgttgttttcttcttcttttttggagtAGGACAAGTGCACATTATTGCAAATGAACGAAAGTCGTTTTGTTGTAATTGTTTTCAagtaataaatttttttaaaggcaaATGGAAAAAGGGTTTATTTAGCCTCTTGTTTTTCATTCAAATCACATTTAAACAAGTTTTCAAAGATTCAGGGCTCTCatggaatttttatttatttttacccGAAGAAGCACTTTACTAGAATGGCGaaatttttgtcaaaaattTAAGTATTTCTTAAAGAAcataaacattttaaaaaaaatacggCCAAACGTagctataaatttttttttaaaatctgattAAAAAGAGCATTGACTAATAATCTCAACGAAAAAAGTAAAATCATgagataaaattgaaaattactaACCCCTCTGTATTCGTGAATGCACAGAAGCACACAACAAACgaaattttatgttaaaaagTGGATCCCAAAAGGGCTATATATGTGCTTCAAATAGAAATTTTATGTCAAAAAATGAATCCAAAAGGAGATATATGTAtgcttcaaattcaaaagatAAATCGTCCGTGTACGTAGAGAAACTCGCTTAATTCCCCGACAACTCGATTATTTTGGTACTGTTACTTATTCCCTCTTATCAATAATACTATGGCtcttttctcaaaaaagataaatagcAAGATACAGCACAAAAGCCATAAATATCTTTCTCTCGAACAAAGCatacaaaatgaaaagcaaaaactaataataatacttCCACCATATGTTATCAAACACGAGAACAGCAGAAACATAACTAACTTTCGAATTTATCTCatctatttatattatataatatatatatatagatatatataaatatatgttgtaatttttattaaaaattaaatatcacACCGAAGTCTGTGGAAGCTTTGAACCCACCACCTTACCCTCTTGACTCAACCCGCCAGCCACTCGCAATTCACCGCCAACTGCCGGGGGACCCACAGCTTGGTACGCCTGCTGCTGCGGTGGCTGCATAACCCCACCTCCTGGCGCAGTATAGTACACCTGCCTCCCCGTCACGCTATCGTACGCCATCTGAGTATACGGCGACGCCTCGGCGTACGTCGCCACATATTTTGGGGGCTGCGGAGGCAGAGTACTTGGCTGAGGCTGCGGAGGCAGAGTACTTGGCTGAGGCTGCGGTGGCAGAGTActttgctgctgctgctgctgtggTACCACATTGTACACCGGCTGATCCCGGTAAACTTCAGACCCCATCCGCGGCTGCATGTGGTAGTATCCTTGACCGGGCGGGCCGGTCACCGGTCGTACCATTGGCGGCGGCGCGTGATACATAGCGCCGCCTCCGGTGGTGGCTGTGATCATGTACATCGGCTGTTCAGGTGCGGCCGTCCCTGGAAACCCCACACTCGGGACCTGCTTCTCCGCCCAGTACCCCGCCGGCGGCGGCGCCGTCACCGGAGGCGCCTTCTCTGGAAGTTTCTGTACGTAATAATCTCCGGCACCGCCGCCGTACCCTCCGACGAGATTCTCGTCAACCTGTCTCCGATACATGGCCTGCTGATGATCTTGCTCTGCAATTTGTAGCCTCTGCAAATGCCTCTGGAACTCCACCGGATCCGACCCGATCACCCGGTCACCGTGACCCGACCTCACCTGGAATTCTGGTGGCGGCGCCACGTGTTCCGGTACCGCAGGCACCGCGGGCGGAGGAGGCGGCACGACGGCAGCGACCCCTCCCTTTTCCAAACCGAAGAGAAAGTCGACGTTATTTTGGACAGGAGgcttggaattcgagtcgggTCCCTGGGCGGGACTGGAATTTAGAGCTTCAACGAACCGATCCCTATCGGATCTTCCACCATCCGACCC
Proteins encoded:
- the LOC117637617 gene encoding uncharacterized protein LOC117637617, producing MENYSYSSYPESGDSSPRSREIDFENPPPWDVEQANSQSQNYKVKFMCSYGGKILPRPHDNQLCYVGGETKILAVDRSTKFAALVSKLSSLSETDVSFKYQLPGEDLDALISVTNDDDLEHMMHEYDRVYRTSARPVRMRLFLFNASPDGGFGSDGGRSDRDRFVEALNSSPAQGPDSNSKPPVQNNVDFLFGLEKGGVAAVVPPPPPAVPAVPEHVAPPPEFQVRSGHGDRVIGSDPVEFQRHLQRLQIAEQDHQQAMYRRQVDENLVGGYGGGAGDYYVQKLPEKAPPVTAPPPAGYWAEKQVPSVGFPGTAAPEQPMYMITATTGGGAMYHAPPPMVRPVTGPPGQGYYHMQPRMGSEVYRDQPVYNVVPQQQQQQSTLPPQPQPSTLPPQPQPSTLPPQPPKYVATYAEASPYTQMAYDSVTGRQVYYTAPGGGVMQPPQQQAYQAVGPPAVGGELRVAGGLSQEGKVVGSKLPQTSV